One part of the Arabidopsis thaliana chromosome 4, partial sequence genome encodes these proteins:
- the LDL3 gene encoding LSD1-like 3 has translation MDGKEKKSGSKRGSKVFQFDDDADDDEPIGSLLEIMKHKSSKKDKVETESTGKQRQKQVVEKKLSALGKDSEDMDDTLASFRKRLKGNKKGVESGTSRVRNHEGVDTVTNSNLKPIEEANKNEVQSVLLRENGASNSIQKCASETGTLLHKFSGKDKAASPSHEKVETVSSEKEADVFHQITKEESEIPMSEKAVELSRVSVPMPDVHGEVNCTIAPDKHIHLGEPTSESGYYREKNLVMCDCGTQFNFEDRSFESNTQVTLCQKCKYSSHHNASNGGGIQVNTLEDGTAQASPVSIIPCEDENFRGDAISLPNSGKPSTLQRPERIAKKRKLGNMVYEGDVKWENEQGFLDCQSDKSFKGSDKCGFVPSISKEIEIGRAAAVTAGLKAQSVSPIEKIILKEVLKRKGSNQEYLVCRNSILGLWSKNVSRILPVTECGVTGGPSESELPSASLIREVYKFLDQRGYINAGISSVNGKAASSTNQDYDLLQGRQLEESSMASVADSEEGVAFILGQVKAVESTSEGKKCALQNDERDLVGCATSEMLESISKKCEASIIDDNKRSVSMNALQDSTASNVEKHPETFSVAKPALSSTLSSAHSNQMRGRDCVPCEVIDEKKVIVIGAGPAGLTAARHLQRQGFSVTVLEARSRVGGRVFTDRSSLSVPVDLGASIITGIEADVPSERMPDPSVLVCNQLGLELSVLHGFCPLYDTVTGKKVPAELDDALQAEFNSLIDDVDLLVEEIGKERANKMSLEDGLEYGLQRLRMPHDKVNIDKFGLLNSSSKTGIRGPFMQDESWKDDFLNPLERRVMNWHFAHTEYGCAAVLKEVSLPHWNQDEFYGGFGGPHAMIKGGYSRVVESLAEGLDIHLNKIVSDVSYVSDVSAMDNSKHKVRVSTSNGCEYLGDAVLVTVPLGCLKAETIKFSPPLPDWKYASIKQLGFGVLNKVVLEFPTVFWDDSVDYFGATAEETDLRGECFMFWNVKKTVGAPVLIALVVGKAAFEYTNKSKSEHVNHAMMVLRKLFGGDLVPDPVASVVTDWGTDPYSYGAYSYVAIGASGEDYDVLGRPVQNCLFFAGEATCKEHPDTVGGAMMTGVREAVRIIDILRSGNDYTAEIETLEKAQRKSVPVRDEVRDLIKRLEVVELSNVLARQSLLRNMFFSAKTTVGRLHLAKELLNLPGETLKSFAGTKEGLAVLNSWILDSMGKNGTQLLRHCVHILVRVTSDLFALRLSGIGKTVKEKVCAHTSRDIRAIASQLVNVWLDLYRKEKANSGKKSLRQANTTNTSRIRRKLNSPDTDSKGKLSNGNDVKTDEEFEDNQLPMSEEEKAVFAEAEAARAAAEAAAKAFSEAYHNTSLQLPKIPSFHKFARREQYAKMDESDFRKKFPGNVLGRQDCMSEIDSRNCKVRDWYDFPASCLDLDSARIPVDNYSQPSHSNELVSHSKFRECSGESVAADTSFLTGAWVDTGGSSDGFKDSQAIDRWQSQAAAADPEFFNRTLHIKDEEDSIACSTGPPSWKHDQRANECSVSQVTVNKEPHKNHIRSADRLKQGVVDFVASLLMAPYRAKKIDRDVYKSIMKKTATKVMQHTTDVEKAMAVTQFLDSKRKNKIRDFVDKQVDKYMVIPQVPKP, from the exons ATGGATGGTAAGGAGAAGAAATCTGGTTCCAAGAGAGGATCTAAGGTTTTTCAGTTTGACgatgatgctgatgatgatgaacctATTGGATCTCTCTTAGAGATTATGAAGCATAAAAGTTCCAAGAAGGATAAGGTTGAGACAGAAAGTACTGGTAAACAGAGGCAGAAACAGGTTGTGGAAAAGAAGCTGAGTGCTTTGGGCAAGGATTCTGAAGATATGGATGACACATTAGCCAGTTTTAGGAAGAGGTTGAAGGGTAACAAGAAAGGTGTTGAATCAGGAACCTCAAGAGTTAGGAACCACGAGGGTGTTGATACTGTAACAAATTCTAATTTGAAACCAATTGAGGAAGCCAACAAAAACGAGGTGCAGAGTGTATTACTTAGGGAAAACGGTGCTTCTAATTCTATTCAAAAATGTGCTTCAGAAACTGGAACCCTCTTGCATAAGTTTTCTGGTAAAGATAAGGCAGCCTCTCCCAGTCATGAAAAAGTAGAAACAGTATCCAGTGAGAAGGAAGCAGATGTCTTTCATCAAATTACAAAGGAGGAATCCGAGATACCAATGTCAGAGAAGGCTGTGGAGCTATCCAGGGTGTCTGTCCCCATGCCAGATGTCCATGGCGAAGTTAATTGTACTATTGCTCCTGATAAGCACATACACTTGGGAGAGCCAACTTCAGAGTCCGGTTATTACCGAGAGAAGAATTTAGTTATGTGTGATTGTGGTACCCAATTTAATTTTGAGGATCGTTCCTTTGAGTCTAATACTCAGGTTACTCTCTGTCAAAAGTGCAAGTATTCTTCACACCATAATGCTTCTAATGGAGGTGGTATTCAAGTTAATACTCTAGAAGATGGAACTGCTCAAGCTTCGCCGGTTTCTATAATTCCCTGCGAAGATGAAAATTTCCGAGGGGATGCAATTTCACTACCTAATTCTGGGAAGCCATCGACCTTGCAACGCCCAGAGCGTATTGCTAAAAAGCGTAAGCTTGGAAACATGGTGTATGAAGGAGACGTGAAATGGGAGAATGAGCAAGGCTTTCTTGATTGTCAAAGTGACAAGTCCTTTAAGGGAAGCGACAAGTGTGGTTTTGTTCCATCTATTTCCAAGGAAATTGAAATTGGTAGAGCAGCTGCGGTAACAGCTGGACTTAAAGCCCAGTCAGTAAGTCCAATTGAGAAGATTATACTTAAAGAGGTGTTGAAGCGCAAAGGTAGCAATCAGGAGTACCTAGTTTGCAG GAACTCTATCTTAGGCCTGTGGAGTAAAAATGTCAGCCGAATCTTACCTGTCACTGAATGTGGTGTTACCGGAGGCCCTTCTGAGAGTGAATTGCCTTCAGCTTCCCTTATCAGAGAAGTCTATAAGTTTCTTGATCAGAGA GGTTATATAAATGCTGGAATTTCATCTGTGAATGGAAAGGCGGCATCTTCGACTAATCAAGACTATGATCTCCTCCAGGGGAGACAGCTTGAAGAAAGTTCTATGGCTTCTGTTGCAGATTCTGAAGAGGGAGTTGCTTTTATCCTTGGTCAGGTCAAAGCCGTTGAATCAACTAGTGAGGGTAAGAAATGTGCTCTCCAAAACGATGAAAGGGACTTGGTAGGATGTGCGACCTCGGAAATGTTGGAATCTATCAGCAAAAAATGCGAAGCAAGCATTATTGATGATAACAAACGTTCTGTGAGCATGAATGCTTTACAGGATAGTACTGCATCTAATGTTGAAAAGCATCCTGAAACATTTTCAGTAGCGAAGCCTGCTTTGTCTAGCACACTCTCCTCTGCACATAGTAATCAAATGAGAGGAAGGGACTGTGTTCCATGTGAGGTTATAGATGAGAAGAAAGTTATAGTAATTGGAGCTGGTCCTGCTGGATTAACAGCAGCACGTCATTTACAGCGCCAGGGTTTTTCTGTAACCGTTCTTGAGGCAAGGAGTAGAGTAGGTGGTCGTGTATTTACAGACCGGTCGTCTCTTTCAGTTCCTGTGGATCTTGGGGCTAGCATAATTACAGGCATTGAGGCTGATGTGCCATCTGAAAGAATGCCAGATCCATCGGTATTGGTCTGTAACCAATTAGGTCTGGAGTTGAGCGTGTTACATGGATTCTGTCCTCTTTATGATACTGTAACAGGGAAAAAGGTTCCTGCAGAATTAGATGATGCTCTACAAGCAGAGTTCAACAGTCTAATTGACGATGTAGATTTGCTTGTTGAGGAAATAGGCAAGGAAAGAGCAAATAAAATGTCTCTTGAGGATGGTCTAGAATATGGCCTTCAACGGCTGAGAATGCCACATGACAAGGTGAACATTGACAAATTTGGGCTTCTCAATTCAAGCTCAAAAACGGGCATCAGAGGTCCCTTTATGCAGGATGAAAGCTGGAAAGATGATTTTTTGAATCCTTTGGAGCGAAGAGTTATGAATTGGCATTTTGCTCACACAGAATATGGTTGTGCTGCTGTCCTCAAGGAAGTTTCGCTTCCTCACTGGAATCAAGATGAGTTTTATGGCGGGTTTGGAGGGCCTCATGCTATGATTAAGGGTGGTTATAGCCGAGTTGTTGAGTCGCTTGCAGAAGGACTGGACATTCACTTAAACAAAATAGTTTCAGATGTATCTTATGTCTCTGATGTATCTGCCATGGATAACAGCAAGCATAAAGTCAGAGTTAGTACATCAAATGGCTGTGAGTATCTTGGAGATGCTGTTCTGGTAACTGTTCCACTTGGATGCTTGAAAGCAGAAACTATTAAGTTTTCACCACCCTTGCCGGACTGGAAATATGCGTCAATCAAACAACTTGGTTTTGGAGTTCTAAATAAAGTTGTTTTGGAGTTCCCAACGGTATTTTGGGATGATAGTGTTGATTACTTTGGGGCAACTGCTGAGGAAACAGATCTAAGAGGTGAGTGCTTTATGTTTTGGAATGTCAAAAAAACTGTTGGTGCTCCTGTCCTGATAGCTTTGGTGGTTGGGAAGGCTGCTTTTGAATATACAAACAAGAGTAAGTCTGAGCACGTGAACCATGCAATGATGGTTCTTCGGAAGCTTTTTGGTGGGGATCTGGTTCCTGATCCTGTCGCCTCGGTAGTTACTGACTGGGGCACTGATCCTTACAGTTATGGTGCCTACTCGTATGTTGCTATTGGTGCTTCTGGTGAAGATTATGATGTATTGGGAAGGCCTGTTcagaattgtttgttttttgctgGTGAGGCAACATGCAAAGAGCATCCTGACACTGTTGGTGGTGCAATGATGACTGGAGTCCGGGAAGCTGTGCGTATAATTGATATACTTAGAAGTGGAAATGATTACACAGCCGAAATAGAAACACTAGAAAAAGCGCAGAGGAAATCTGTACCTGTAAGGGATGAAGTCAGAGACCTAATAAAGAGGCTGGAAGTTGTTGAGCTGTCTAATGTGCTAGCCAGGCAATCATTGCTACGAAACATGTTCTTCTCTGCCAAAACAACTGTCGGGCGTTTGCATTTAGCCAAGGAGTTGCTTAACCTACCTGGTGAAACCTTGAAATCCTTTGCAGGTACAAAAGAAGGGCTTGCAGTGCTGAACTCTTGGATCCTG GATTCGATGGGTAAGAATGGAACCCAGCTTTTACGTCACTGTGTACATATTCTTGTTCGAGTTACGAGTGACCTCTTTGCCTTGAGGCTATCAG GTATTGGGAAGACTGTGAAAGAAAAGGTTTGTGCACACACGAGCCGTGATATTCGTGCCATTGCAAGTCAGCTTGTTAATGTGTGGCTGGATCTATACCGGAAAGAAAAAGCTAATAGTGGAAAGAAATCGTTGAGACAAGCGAATACTACAAACACCTctagaataagaagaaaactgaATAGTCCGGACACAGACAGTAAGGGAAAGCTGAGCAATGGCAACGATGTGAAAACAGATGAAGAGTTTGAGGACAACCAGCTACCTATgtcagaggaagagaaggctGTGTTTGCTGAAGCTGAGGCGGCTCGTGCAGCAGCAGAAGCAGCTGCAAag GCATTTTCTGAGGCCTATCATAATACTTCATTGCAGCTTCCTAAGATCCCCTCATTTCATAAGTTTGCCAGGCGAGAGCAGTATGCAAAGATGGACGAATCTGATTTCAGGAAAAAGTTTCCTGGAAATGTCTTAGGAAGACAAGATTGTATGTCAGAGATTGACTCGAGGAACTGCAAAGTTAGGGACTGGTATGATTTTCCTGCCTCGTGCCTTGACCTTGACAGTGCAAGGATTCCAGTTGATAACTATTCACAGCCTAGCCATTCGAATGAGCTTGTATCTCATTCGAAGTTCAGAGAATGTTCTGGAGAAAGTGTGGCTGCGGATACCAGTTTCTTAACTGGGGCATGGGTTGATACTGGTGGTAGTAGCGATGGTTTCAAGGATTCTCAGGCTATAGATAGATGGCAATCTcaagctgctgctgctgatcCTGAATTTTTCAATCGTACTTTGCATATaaaggatgaagaagattcgATTGCTTGTTCGACTGGCCCTCCTAGTTGGAAGCATGACCAACGAGCGAATGAATGTTCCGTGTCACAGGTTACAGTGAATAAAGAGCCACATAAAAATCATATCCGGAGTGCAGATCGTTTGAAACAGGGAGTTGTAGATTTTGTTGCATCGTTGCTTATGGCCCCGTATAGAGCAAAGAAAATTGATAGAGATGTATACAAGTCAATTATGAAGAAGACAGCAACAAAG GTTATGCAACATACAACAGATGTGGAGAAAGCTATGGCTGTTACACAGTTCCTCGACTCAAAGCGGAAAAATAAG ATTCGTGACTTTGTGGACAAACAAGTTGACAAGTACATGGTGATACCTCAAGTTCCAAAACCTTGA